In the genome of Thermoplasma sp. Kam2015, the window ATACGCTACCAGAGATAATTCAAACAAGGGCATACAGCTCTGGCTTAATTTGCCATCATCCTCAAAGATGACAGACCCTTCCTATCGTTCCATAAAGCCTGATCAGATACCTCATATAACGGATGATTATGGAAACAGGATAAGGATCGTGGCAGGAAACGTCAATGGAGTTAATGGAGCATTGAACGAGAATTTTCAATACGATATGGTAAAAAAGATAGATCCATATTATATTGAAATAATTATGGAAGCTGGTGCCAAATCCGATCTCTCAATTCCAGAAGGATACCGCGGCATCCTGGCAATTATTGACGGTAATATAAGGATCAATACTTCACAGTTCAGTGAAAAAAATGTAGTGGTGCTTTCAAGAGAAGGTTCAAATGTTAGCCTTAAGGCACTGGCCGATTCCAGGATAATATTGCTTGCTGGGAGACCACTAAATGAACCTATAGCCTGGTATGGACCTATCGTGATGAACACAAGAGAAGAAATAATAAATGCCCTCAAAGAGCTTCAGGAAGGAAATTTCGTAAAGAATAAAAATCCAATGATGCAGTAACTGGATACATTATGATTCAAGGATATTTATTTTCAGTAGTGCACTGATACTTTGCCTTGATATGC includes:
- a CDS encoding pirin family protein, with amino-acid sequence MISKIPEYFFEGSLTYDGAGVKLRRMFGSQRTAQITDPFLLMDIFGSERREDYDNGFPWHPHRGIETITYQMAGKTLHEDSEGHKGIIGPGEFQWMTAGSGIFHEEMPKPIYYGEEARYATRDNSNKGIQLWLNLPSSSKMTDPSYRSIKPDQIPHITDDYGNRIRIVAGNVNGVNGALNENFQYDMVKKIDPYYIEIIMEAGAKSDLSIPEGYRGILAIIDGNIRINTSQFSEKNVVVLSREGSNVSLKALADSRIILLAGRPLNEPIAWYGPIVMNTREEIINALKELQEGNFVKNKNPMMQ